The following coding sequences are from one Arcobacter nitrofigilis DSM 7299 window:
- the rpmI gene encoding 50S ribosomal protein L35, with the protein MPKMKSVSGALKRFKVKKNGSIKCGSAFRSHILTKMSRKRKVALRGPQTIDSTDATRVRRMLCKA; encoded by the coding sequence ATGCCTAAAATGAAATCAGTAAGTGGAGCTTTAAAAAGATTTAAAGTGAAAAAAAATGGTTCAATTAAATGTGGTTCAGCATTTAGAAGTCACATCTTAACAAAAATGTCAAGAAAAAGAAAAGTGGCATTAAGAGGACCTCAAACTATTGATAGCACTGATGCTACAAGAGTTAGACGAATGTTGTGTAAAGCGTAA
- a CDS encoding 3-isopropylmalate dehydratase large subunit, producing MGQTITEKIFSEHVGHEVYAGEIVRSPIDMVIGNDITTPISIRAFEEGGFEKLANPDGFAIVLDHFIPAKDIASANQARISRDFAEKHNLKLFFDEKDMGIEHALLPEKGLVLPGDVIIGADSHTCTHGALGAFSTGMGSTDISFGMITGGNWFKVPESIKVVFKGKPGPYITGKDLILEIIRILGVDGALYKALEFTGDSIPYLSMDDRFSLCNMAIEAGAKNGIVAYDEVTKEFLDSRDSLRAQPKIHYSDDDATYCQVIEIDVEALNPVIAYPFLPSNGHSVNQAVEDNIRVDQVFIGSCTNGRLSDFKVAAQLLEGKKVARHVRLILTPGTQKILREATKLGYIDTLVDAGGVVSNPTCGACLGGYMGILGDDEVCISTTNRNFVGRMGSRSSKIYLSNTAVAAASAISGYITDPRSL from the coding sequence ATGGGTCAAACAATTACAGAAAAAATATTTAGCGAACATGTGGGACATGAAGTTTATGCAGGTGAGATTGTACGAAGTCCAATTGATATGGTTATTGGAAATGATATTACTACTCCTATTTCTATTAGAGCATTTGAAGAGGGTGGTTTTGAAAAATTAGCGAACCCAGATGGTTTTGCAATTGTACTTGATCACTTTATTCCTGCAAAAGATATTGCATCAGCAAATCAAGCAAGAATTTCAAGAGATTTTGCAGAAAAACATAATTTAAAACTATTTTTCGATGAAAAAGATATGGGAATTGAACATGCACTTTTACCTGAAAAAGGATTAGTGTTGCCAGGTGATGTTATTATTGGTGCTGATTCACATACCTGTACTCATGGTGCATTAGGTGCATTTTCTACTGGAATGGGAAGTACTGATATATCTTTTGGAATGATTACTGGTGGAAACTGGTTTAAAGTTCCTGAGTCTATTAAAGTAGTATTCAAAGGAAAACCAGGTCCTTATATTACTGGGAAAGATTTAATCTTAGAGATTATCAGAATTTTAGGTGTTGATGGAGCTTTATATAAAGCTTTAGAATTTACGGGGGATTCAATTCCTTATTTAAGCATGGATGATAGATTTTCTTTATGTAATATGGCTATTGAAGCAGGTGCCAAAAATGGTATTGTTGCATATGATGAAGTTACAAAAGAGTTTTTAGATAGTAGAGATAGTTTAAGAGCCCAACCAAAAATTCATTACTCTGATGATGATGCAACATATTGTCAAGTAATTGAAATAGATGTAGAAGCCTTAAATCCAGTAATTGCATATCCATTTTTACCATCAAATGGACATAGTGTAAATCAAGCAGTTGAAGATAATATTAGAGTTGATCAAGTATTTATTGGAAGCTGTACAAATGGAAGATTATCTGATTTTAAAGTGGCTGCACAATTACTTGAAGGTAAAAAAGTTGCAAGACACGTAAGATTAATCTTAACTCCAGGAACTCAAAAGATACTAAGAGAAGCTACAAAACTAGGTTATATTGATACTTTAGTTGATGCAGGTGGAGTTGTTTCTAATCCTACTTGTGGAGCGTGTTTAGGTGGATATATGGGAATCTTAGGTGATGATGAGGTTTGTATTTCTACTACAAATAGAAACTTTGTTGGAAGAATGGGTTCTAGAAGTTCAAAAATATACTTATCAAATACAGCAGTTGCAGCAGCAAGTGCAATTAGTGGATATATCACAGACCCTAGAAGTTTATAG
- a CDS encoding Lcl C-terminal domain-containing protein: MKYLLLIISLIAVLNAASLQRDNDRNIVIDDANKLVWMDSELNITTYLNHSAAQEYCEKLSYAGFDDWRLPEIEEFALIVDKKNFPKNINRVFRYSLNEGYWANTAHWRTLWFYADYMYFVSGTPYYDNRDKKKLVRCVRTR; this comes from the coding sequence ATGAAATATTTACTACTCATAATATCGTTAATAGCAGTTTTAAATGCAGCTTCTTTACAAAGAGACAATGATAGAAATATCGTAATAGATGATGCAAATAAATTAGTTTGGATGGATAGTGAATTAAATATTACAACTTATTTAAACCATTCAGCTGCGCAAGAGTATTGTGAAAAGTTATCTTATGCAGGCTTTGATGATTGGCGTTTGCCAGAAATTGAAGAGTTTGCTTTAATAGTTGATAAAAAGAATTTTCCAAAAAATATAAATAGAGTTTTTCGATATAGTCTAAATGAAGGATACTGGGCAAATACAGCCCATTGGAGAACCTTGTGGTTTTATGCTGATTATATGTATTTTGTAAGTGGAACACCATATTATGATAATAGAGATAAGAAAAAATTAGTTCGATGTGTAAGAACAAGATAA
- the dxr gene encoding 1-deoxy-D-xylulose-5-phosphate reductoisomerase has translation MIILGSTGSIGVNTLNIAKKFNLNIDVLVAGKNIDLLNTQIKQFNPKTVVIASKDDIPKVNHTNVSYGEEAILNAIEQSDAKTVVNSLVGFLGLKPTLKAIKCGKKVALANKESLVVAGAFIDQNNLIPIDSEHFGLWYLLQDKKIDSMTITASGGSFRDYSLEKLKNVSIKEALNHPNWSMGNKITIDSATMTNKIFELLEAKWLFDTTKLDAIIETKSLIHALINFTDGSTTAHIANANMQLPISYAVLGRVDENILKHIDLVEVGTLEFKKIEEQRYPIWGIKDEILKNPNLGVVINAANEVAVAKFLNEEIGFLDISKITLDALNHFHNVNPSSLEDIFAWDKEVRAYCGS, from the coding sequence TTGATAATATTAGGTAGTACTGGTTCTATTGGAGTTAATACTCTAAATATCGCAAAAAAATTTAATCTAAATATTGATGTTTTAGTTGCAGGTAAAAATATAGATTTACTAAATACTCAAATAAAACAATTCAATCCAAAAACCGTAGTAATTGCTTCAAAAGATGATATTCCAAAAGTAAATCATACAAATGTATCTTATGGAGAAGAAGCAATTTTAAATGCTATTGAACAATCAGATGCAAAAACAGTTGTAAATTCACTTGTAGGTTTTTTGGGATTAAAACCTACCCTTAAAGCAATCAAATGCGGGAAAAAAGTAGCTTTGGCAAATAAAGAATCCCTAGTAGTAGCTGGTGCTTTTATAGATCAAAACAATCTTATTCCAATAGATAGTGAACACTTTGGCTTATGGTATTTACTCCAAGATAAAAAAATAGACTCTATGACAATAACTGCTAGTGGTGGTTCATTTAGAGATTATTCATTAGAAAAGTTAAAAAACGTATCCATAAAAGAGGCTTTAAATCATCCAAATTGGTCAATGGGAAATAAAATCACAATCGATAGTGCGACTATGACAAATAAGATTTTTGAACTACTTGAAGCAAAATGGCTTTTTGATACAACAAAACTTGATGCAATAATAGAAACAAAATCATTAATTCATGCACTAATTAATTTTACTGATGGAAGTACAACAGCTCATATAGCAAATGCAAATATGCAACTTCCTATCTCATACGCTGTTTTGGGTAGAGTTGATGAAAATATACTTAAGCATATAGATTTAGTGGAAGTTGGAACTTTAGAGTTTAAAAAAATAGAAGAGCAAAGATATCCAATCTGGGGTATAAAAGATGAAATCTTAAAAAATCCAAATTTAGGTGTAGTTATTAATGCTGCAAATGAAGTTGCAGTTGCAAAATTTTTGAATGAAGAAATAGGGTTTTTAGATATTTCAAAAATCACTTTAGATGCTTTAAATCATTTTCATAATGTAAATCCAAGTTCATTGGAAGATATTTTTGCTTGGGATAAAGAAGTTAGGGCTTATTGTGGGTCTTGA
- the lspA gene encoding signal peptidase II, whose protein sequence is MSKKLTTSVAIFILLVLIDQAIKYGFVFLNFGFESDCISLVLAYNYGVAFSMFEFLSEYLKFIQLALIACILIYLYFNKEVFLKYYIPISILMAGGLSNILDRFTYGAVVDYVYWHCGFDFAIFNFADVIIDFAIAIILYMQYKQYKEDKKRA, encoded by the coding sequence ATGAGTAAAAAATTAACTACTTCAGTAGCAATCTTCATATTATTAGTTTTAATAGATCAAGCTATTAAATATGGTTTTGTATTTTTAAATTTTGGTTTTGAAAGTGATTGTATTTCATTAGTTCTTGCATACAATTATGGTGTAGCCTTTTCAATGTTTGAATTTTTGAGTGAATATTTGAAATTTATACAATTAGCACTTATAGCTTGTATATTGATTTATTTATATTTCAATAAAGAAGTATTTTTAAAATATTATATACCAATTTCAATCCTAATGGCAGGTGGTTTATCTAATATTTTAGATAGATTTACATATGGGGCAGTTGTTGATTATGTTTATTGGCATTGTGGTTTTGATTTTGCAATATTTAATTTTGCAGATGTAATTATTGATTTTGCTATTGCAATAATTTTATATATGCAGTATAAACAATATAAAGAAGATAAAAAAAGAGCTTAA
- the rplT gene encoding 50S ribosomal protein L20: MPRVKTGIVRRRRHKKVLKAARGFFAGRSKHFRKAKEQLERSLVYAYRDRRQKKRDIRKLWIIRINAACRLNDINYSRFMNGVKLAGIELDRKILADMAMNDAAAFTTVATAAKAALAK; the protein is encoded by the coding sequence ATGCCTAGAGTTAAAACTGGTATAGTTAGAAGAAGAAGACATAAAAAAGTTCTAAAAGCTGCAAGAGGTTTCTTCGCAGGTAGAAGTAAACACTTTAGAAAAGCAAAAGAACAATTAGAAAGATCTTTAGTATACGCATACAGAGATAGAAGACAGAAAAAAAGAGATATTAGAAAGCTATGGATTATCAGAATTAATGCAGCTTGTAGATTAAATGATATCAACTATTCAAGATTCATGAACGGTGTTAAATTAGCTGGAATTGAACTAGATAGAAAAATATTAGCTGATATGGCAATGAACGATGCTGCAGCATTTACAACAGTTGCAACAGCAGCTAAAGCAGCATTAGCAAAATAA
- the infC gene encoding translation initiation factor IF-3 yields MNDDITAKEVRCMGDDGANYGIISTAEALKTADEQGLDLVLIAPEGKPPVAKIMDYSKFKYQQEKKKKEARKNQKVIVLKEVKFSVKIAENDINYKVKHAIEFLEKGFHVKCRVFLKGREMAHPEAGVEVLEKVWPMLEDYGDRDSEPKLEGRFVNMMVLPKKD; encoded by the coding sequence ATGAATGACGATATTACAGCTAAAGAAGTTAGGTGTATGGGGGATGATGGTGCTAATTATGGTATTATTTCAACAGCTGAAGCTTTAAAAACAGCTGATGAACAAGGTCTTGATTTAGTTCTTATTGCGCCAGAGGGGAAACCACCTGTTGCAAAAATAATGGATTATAGTAAATTCAAATATCAGCAAGAAAAAAAGAAAAAAGAAGCTAGAAAAAATCAAAAAGTGATTGTTCTAAAAGAAGTGAAATTTTCTGTTAAAATTGCTGAAAATGATATTAACTATAAAGTTAAACATGCAATTGAATTCCTTGAAAAAGGCTTTCATGTAAAATGTAGAGTTTTCCTAAAAGGTAGAGAAATGGCTCATCCTGAAGCTGGTGTAGAAGTACTTGAGAAAGTATGGCCTATGCTTGAAGATTATGGGGATAGAGATTCTGAACCTAAACTTGAAGGAAGATTTGTAAATATGATGGTTCTTCCTAAAAAAGACTAA
- the glmM gene encoding phosphoglucosamine mutase: protein MKLFGTDGVRGQAGSFLDAMTVMKLAMAAGIFFRKNSYTNKILVGKDTRRSGYMIENALVSGLTAVGYDVIQIGPMPTPAIAFLTESMRCDAGIMISASHNPFEDNGIKFFDHNGNKLDIECEKAIEELFFDEESIIQAQKTGKEIGASKRIDDVIGRYIVSIKSSFPKDLTLSGLRIVLDCANGAAYKVAPTILEELGAEVFTINAKPNGFNINELSGAMYPENVSKVVKEVRADIGLALDGDADRLVIIDENGDTVDGDKLLGALCVYLSNKGLLKGEACVATVMSNKALEDYLDSFDLKLNRTDVGDKNVLVNMKENHINFGGEQSGHVIFSDVSKTGDGLATALQVLAYVLESGKKASEALNKFELYPQVLKNIKVNEKIPLDKIEGLKELQAEIKSKGMRDLIRYSGTENKLRILIEGRDKKLVNEYIEKLVEFLTKKL, encoded by the coding sequence ATGAAACTATTTGGTACTGATGGTGTAAGAGGACAAGCGGGGTCATTTTTAGATGCGATGACTGTAATGAAACTAGCAATGGCTGCTGGAATATTCTTTAGAAAGAATTCATATACAAACAAAATTTTAGTAGGAAAAGATACTAGAAGAAGTGGGTATATGATTGAAAATGCACTTGTATCTGGACTGACGGCCGTAGGATATGATGTTATACAAATAGGGCCAATGCCAACTCCTGCTATTGCATTCTTAACAGAATCAATGAGATGTGATGCTGGAATTATGATATCTGCTTCACATAATCCTTTTGAAGATAATGGAATCAAGTTTTTCGATCATAATGGAAATAAGTTAGATATTGAGTGTGAAAAAGCAATTGAAGAACTATTTTTTGATGAAGAATCGATAATTCAAGCTCAAAAAACAGGAAAAGAAATAGGGGCATCAAAAAGAATTGATGATGTTATTGGAAGATATATTGTATCAATTAAAAGTTCATTTCCAAAAGATTTAACATTGAGTGGGCTAAGAATTGTTCTTGACTGTGCAAATGGAGCAGCTTATAAAGTAGCACCTACAATTTTAGAAGAACTAGGAGCTGAAGTCTTTACAATAAATGCAAAACCAAATGGATTTAATATAAATGAATTAAGTGGTGCCATGTATCCTGAAAATGTTTCAAAAGTTGTAAAAGAAGTAAGAGCTGATATTGGATTAGCATTAGATGGGGATGCTGATAGACTTGTCATAATAGATGAAAATGGTGATACTGTTGATGGGGATAAACTATTAGGTGCCCTATGTGTCTACCTAAGCAATAAGGGGCTTCTAAAAGGTGAAGCTTGTGTTGCTACGGTTATGAGTAATAAAGCCTTAGAAGACTACCTAGACTCATTTGACTTAAAACTAAACAGAACAGATGTTGGTGATAAAAATGTTTTAGTAAATATGAAAGAAAATCATATCAATTTTGGTGGTGAGCAAAGTGGGCATGTTATTTTCTCTGATGTTTCAAAAACAGGAGATGGACTTGCAACTGCACTTCAAGTGTTGGCATATGTTTTAGAAAGTGGAAAAAAAGCTAGTGAAGCTTTAAATAAATTTGAACTTTATCCACAAGTATTAAAAAATATAAAAGTAAATGAAAAAATTCCTTTAGATAAAATTGAAGGATTAAAAGAACTCCAAGCAGAAATCAAATCTAAAGGTATGAGAGACTTAATTAGATATTCTGGAACAGAAAACAAACTAAGAATTTTAATAGAAGGTCGAGATAAAAAGCTAGTAAATGAATATATAGAAAAACTAGTAGAGTTTTTAACTAAAAAATTATGA
- the mobA gene encoding molybdenum cofactor guanylyltransferase MobA has translation MIKPHFDIPCVILCGGRSSRMGEDKSLLPFSNYNTLTQYQFDRLKTHFKNIYLSSKTNKFDFLKSDENIIFDNIEDESSPLIALKSIFETIKSDKVFILTVDTPFVKIETIAKLINESLNSSTIAITSREHNLCGVYERSCLKIINQMLKENNHKIGFLLKRIELKKIEFFDENEFLNLNKKEDYQKALSLI, from the coding sequence ATGATTAAACCACACTTTGATATACCTTGTGTAATCCTTTGTGGTGGTAGAAGTTCACGAATGGGAGAAGACAAATCTCTTCTTCCTTTTTCTAACTATAATACCCTTACTCAATACCAATTTGATAGGTTAAAAACTCATTTTAAAAATATATACTTATCTTCAAAAACTAATAAATTTGATTTTTTAAAAAGTGACGAAAATATAATATTTGATAATATTGAAGATGAAAGTTCACCTTTGATAGCTTTAAAAAGTATTTTTGAAACTATCAAATCTGACAAGGTATTTATCCTAACAGTGGATACTCCTTTTGTAAAAATTGAGACGATAGCAAAACTAATAAATGAAAGTTTGAATAGTAGTACAATTGCAATAACATCAAGGGAACATAATTTATGTGGAGTTTATGAAAGGTCTTGTTTAAAAATAATAAATCAAATGTTAAAAGAAAATAATCATAAAATAGGTTTTTTGTTAAAAAGAATAGAACTAAAAAAAATAGAGTTTTTTGATGAAAATGAATTTTTAAATCTAAACAAAAAAGAAGATTATCAAAAAGCACTCTCTTTAATATAA
- a CDS encoding NFACT RNA binding domain-containing protein, which yields MKYYAIKNIVEYLNANCKIIRQIRRVENNTIFIEFNDRNVIYFDMAKSNSLIYKKDEKISSKKDFIAPFDTILQKRFNNSRIKNITMHNDDKIIRIYVNSKSSYKELTTILQFEFTGKHTNIIILDENEIILEALRHIDEFSSSRVVKVGEKLDEIPKQTFIPKMEEIKDTEEFLLNNYLQKEQSLLASLKKQKISQIEKNRAKLLKVLKTLPQKDELEKESQLLYEKANLILSNLHLIKAYEKSAKLNNYDGTVVEIDLSECSNPSIYANTLFKKAKKLKQKSLHISIEKENLENKIEFLNRMITNVNLCKSIDEVEFLLPKKQKNQTKTKKQEPYESFFFDGYRILLGTDEKSNIYLLQNSKASDFWFHMQSTNSSHVIVQNTKKTLPIDVIYKAAELCVKFSTDFSGKYLVDFTQRRNVKVQNGANVLYNPYDTIDVHI from the coding sequence ATGAAATATTATGCTATAAAAAATATTGTTGAATATTTAAATGCAAATTGTAAGATAATAAGACAAATAAGAAGAGTAGAAAATAACACTATTTTTATAGAGTTTAATGATAGAAATGTAATATATTTTGATATGGCAAAAAGCAATAGTTTGATATACAAAAAAGATGAAAAGATTTCATCAAAAAAAGATTTTATCGCTCCTTTTGATACTATTTTACAAAAAAGATTTAATAACTCAAGAATAAAAAATATCACTATGCACAATGACGATAAGATTATTCGAATTTATGTAAATTCAAAATCTTCATACAAAGAATTAACTACAATTTTACAGTTTGAATTTACAGGAAAACACACAAATATAATAATCTTGGATGAAAATGAGATAATCTTAGAAGCCCTAAGACATATAGATGAGTTCAGCTCTTCTAGGGTTGTAAAAGTTGGTGAAAAATTAGATGAAATCCCAAAACAAACCTTTATACCCAAAATGGAAGAGATAAAAGACACAGAAGAGTTCTTACTTAATAATTATCTTCAAAAAGAACAAAGTTTATTAGCCAGTTTAAAAAAACAAAAGATATCACAAATAGAAAAAAATCGTGCCAAATTATTAAAAGTCTTAAAAACTTTACCACAAAAAGATGAATTAGAAAAAGAATCACAGCTTTTATACGAAAAAGCAAATTTGATTTTAAGTAATTTACATCTAATAAAAGCATATGAAAAGAGCGCAAAACTAAATAACTATGATGGAACAGTTGTAGAGATTGATTTAAGTGAGTGTAGTAACCCCTCTATTTATGCAAATACTCTTTTCAAAAAAGCAAAAAAACTAAAACAAAAAAGTCTACATATTTCTATAGAAAAAGAGAATTTAGAGAATAAAATTGAATTTTTAAATCGGATGATTACCAATGTGAATCTTTGTAAATCTATTGATGAAGTAGAGTTTTTACTTCCAAAGAAACAGAAAAATCAAACTAAAACAAAAAAACAAGAACCCTATGAGAGTTTTTTCTTTGATGGGTATAGAATACTTCTTGGAACTGATGAAAAATCAAATATTTATTTACTTCAAAATTCAAAAGCAAGTGATTTTTGGTTTCATATGCAAAGTACAAACTCTTCACATGTAATAGTACAAAATACAAAAAAAACGCTACCCATAGATGTTATATACAAAGCAGCAGAATTATGTGTAAAGTTTTCAACAGATTTTAGTGGGAAATACTTAGTTGACTTTACTCAAAGAAGAAATGTAAAAGTTCAAAATGGGGCAAATGTTTTATACAATCCCTACGATACAATTGATGTGCATATTTAA
- a CDS encoding phosphatidate cytidylyltransferase yields the protein MYELISSSSTRIKTALVLFAVFILVSYINTMFVTWLFLGAFMIVGIDEAMNLFKVKDSTVFQYAAITWIIAYFYPYPEILVLIALVIFASNLAYKRDIDKKVFLPLLYPLISFLTLLTLYNEYGIGVLWWMLFVVASADVGAYYVGRAFGKTKFCETSPNKTLEGVAGGIVLAAILGPIFAIDGITYMGTLVISIVVAISSIFGDLFESYLKREAEVKDSGNILPGHGGVLDRTDGFLFASIVMLVLLRAIL from the coding sequence ATGTATGAGTTAATTTCCTCAAGTTCAACACGAATAAAAACAGCACTTGTTTTATTTGCTGTATTTATTCTAGTAAGTTATATAAATACTATGTTTGTAACTTGGCTTTTTCTTGGTGCTTTTATGATTGTAGGTATTGATGAAGCCATGAATCTTTTTAAAGTAAAAGATTCTACAGTTTTCCAATATGCTGCTATTACTTGGATTATTGCTTATTTTTATCCTTATCCTGAAATATTAGTTTTAATTGCTTTAGTTATTTTTGCTTCTAATTTAGCTTACAAAAGAGATATTGATAAAAAAGTATTTCTTCCTTTATTATATCCTCTTATTTCATTTTTAACACTTTTAACTTTATATAATGAGTATGGAATAGGAGTTCTTTGGTGGATGTTATTTGTGGTAGCTTCTGCTGATGTTGGAGCTTATTATGTGGGTCGTGCTTTTGGGAAAACAAAATTTTGTGAAACAAGTCCTAATAAGACTTTAGAAGGTGTAGCTGGAGGTATTGTTTTAGCAGCTATCTTAGGTCCAATCTTTGCAATTGATGGAATAACTTATATGGGAACTCTAGTTATTTCTATAGTAGTTGCTATTTCATCTATTTTTGGTGACTTATTTGAAAGTTATTTAAAAAGAGAAGCAGAGGTCAAAGATAGTGGGAATATTTTACCAGGTCATGGTGGAGTATTAGATAGAACAGATGGCTTCTTATTTGCTTCGATTGTTATGTTAGTTTTATTAAGAGCCATACTTTGA
- the thrS gene encoding threonine--tRNA ligase: MEPIGVLNDGQIYDLQTAEALNIQGEVIKADNSKESLEILRHSCAHLMAQAIKELYPEAKFFVGPVVSEGFYYDFKVESKISDEDLPKIEKKMKELANAKLPIERYEASREEISQKFNSDELKQAVLSRITDDTLTMYKQGDFEDLCRGPHLPNTRMIRSFKLTRVAGAYLGGDEKNEMITRIYGIAFFDKQELFDYVKMLEEAKKRDHRKLGTELELFTFSDDVGAGLPMWLPNGARLRSKLEHILYKAHRVRGYEPVRGPEILKSKMWDISGHNANYSQNMYYTTIDEQQYAMKPMNCVGHIQIFKNSLVSYKDLPKKLFEYGVVHRHEMSGAMHGLFRVREFTQDDSHIFCTQDQMKDVIFEVLEFVDAVLKLFDFKYEIEVSTKPEKAIGDDMFWEKTTKGIMDALDEKNITYGIDEGGGAFYGPKIDIKILDAIGRKWQCGTVQVDMNLPSRFEAEYINEKGEKEQPVMIHRAILGSFERFIGILTEHCAGEFPFVIAPTQVIFVPIADTHNEYAKELQNELLQNSMDSKIFNMNESLNKRIRMAEKQRVPMIVVIGDEEVENKTVALRDRRKREQSNMGKTEFIQMLNEINKGSEI; the protein is encoded by the coding sequence TTGGAACCGATTGGCGTATTAAATGATGGTCAAATTTATGACCTTCAAACTGCGGAAGCTTTGAATATTCAAGGAGAGGTAATAAAAGCTGATAACTCTAAAGAATCTTTAGAGATTTTAAGACACTCATGTGCCCATCTTATGGCACAAGCTATCAAAGAGTTATATCCAGAAGCTAAATTTTTTGTAGGACCTGTTGTAAGTGAAGGTTTTTACTATGATTTTAAAGTTGAATCAAAAATTTCAGATGAAGACTTACCTAAAATTGAAAAGAAAATGAAAGAGTTAGCAAATGCTAAACTACCTATTGAAAGATACGAAGCATCAAGAGAAGAGATTTCACAAAAATTTAATAGTGACGAACTAAAACAAGCTGTATTATCAAGAATTACAGATGATACACTGACGATGTACAAACAAGGTGATTTTGAGGATTTATGTAGAGGTCCACATTTGCCAAATACGAGAATGATAAGAAGTTTTAAACTAACAAGAGTAGCAGGAGCTTATCTTGGTGGTGATGAAAAAAATGAGATGATCACTAGAATTTATGGTATTGCATTTTTTGATAAACAAGAACTTTTTGACTATGTAAAAATGCTTGAAGAAGCTAAAAAAAGAGATCATAGAAAATTAGGAACAGAACTTGAACTTTTCACATTTAGTGATGATGTGGGAGCAGGTCTTCCAATGTGGTTACCAAATGGGGCACGTCTAAGATCAAAACTAGAGCATATCTTGTATAAAGCTCACAGAGTAAGAGGTTATGAACCAGTTCGTGGACCTGAAATCTTAAAATCTAAGATGTGGGATATCTCAGGACATAATGCGAACTATAGTCAAAATATGTACTATACTACTATTGATGAACAACAATATGCAATGAAACCAATGAACTGTGTTGGGCATATACAAATTTTCAAAAACTCTTTAGTCTCATACAAAGACTTACCAAAAAAACTTTTTGAATATGGGGTTGTTCATAGACATGAGATGAGTGGTGCAATGCACGGGTTATTTAGAGTAAGAGAATTTACTCAAGATGATTCACATATTTTTTGTACACAAGATCAAATGAAAGATGTGATTTTTGAAGTTTTAGAATTTGTTGATGCAGTACTAAAACTATTTGACTTTAAATATGAAATCGAAGTTTCTACAAAACCAGAAAAAGCAATTGGTGATGATATGTTTTGGGAAAAAACAACAAAAGGTATCATGGATGCACTTGATGAAAAAAATATCACATATGGTATTGATGAAGGCGGAGGAGCATTTTATGGTCCTAAAATTGACATCAAAATTCTAGATGCTATTGGAAGAAAATGGCAATGTGGAACTGTGCAAGTTGATATGAACTTGCCATCAAGATTTGAAGCTGAGTATATCAATGAAAAAGGTGAAAAAGAACAACCAGTTATGATTCATAGAGCCATTTTAGGTTCTTTTGAAAGATTTATTGGTATATTAACAGAACACTGTGCAGGTGAGTTTCCATTTGTTATTGCTCCTACACAAGTTATTTTCGTACCAATTGCAGATACTCATAATGAGTATGCAAAAGAGTTACAAAATGAGCTTCTACAAAATAGCATGGATTCTAAAATTTTCAATATGAATGAAAGTTTAAATAAAAGAATTAGAATGGCAGAAAAACAACGAGTTCCAATGATTGTAGTAATTGGAGATGAAGAAGTTGAAAACAAAACTGTAGCACTAAGAGATAGAAGAAAAAGAGAACAATCAAACATGGGTAAAACTGAATTTATCCAAATGTTAAATGAAATTAATAAAGGAAGTGAAATTTGA